In the genome of Artemia franciscana chromosome 20, ASM3288406v1, whole genome shotgun sequence, the window AACGTCTTCTTAACACTTACCTCACACTGAAAACTCAGTTTGGCATCAAGGACTATCCTCAAGTCGCACTCTTCAGGGCTAGGTGTTAGGTTGCTTTTAAAAGCTCATAAGTTGTGTACTTGCTTTCTCCCAGTCGGGACATTTCCGATCTAGGGAATAAAGTCAGTTATCCCGTCGCTCTTTGTACCAAGCACAGCTCTTAACTTTTGTAGTCGCTTGTTGTGGGGAACTTTGCCAAATGCTTTCTTGGGATCCAAGTGCATAACGTCGGTTTGCAGGCCAGGGCCTTCGAATTAATCGACCGCTAGTAGAAGCTGGAGCTTTGCAgaccttttttaaaaaaaaaaaaacaagttgctTGTGTAGGATCTTGTTTAGAAAGAGAAACTCAAACATGTGGTCAGATATAAGAGATTCTAGTACCTTGCATAGTAGTGAGGTAAGACTAATTACTAGGATCTTTCTTCTTGCCAATTTTGATTGTGGGGAAATCACAGCCTTTTCAGACAACTGACAATTGACCTAACTCAAGGAACCTTCTGTAAATGTAGGTAATAAGCTCTATAGGGTCTTAACTAACTCATTTAGTATCTTTGGATGGAGACAATCGGGACCAGGAGAATTATTTGGATCCAGATCTTTCAGCTTTTTGAGGATATTTGGCCCAGTATGTTTTTATCACGGAGATTTTCATGTCCGGTGGCTCCAACTTTTTTTGATTTGTGAGTCGCTATagtatatttgtaaaaattgaGGCGAACTGATCATTGAGAATATTTACTTTACTCACCCACGGTCTGTTGGGAAACGGGGTCTTGGTGAGTTGAGATTGTAACACGGgttttctttttactatttacataGTGCCAAAATTCATTTGGTCTGCTTCTGAAGCTATGTGCTAACTTTATTTCATGGATATTAGCACTAGACCAAATTACCTTTTGCACTTTATTTCAAGTCTATGAAAACCAACCTGTGTCCCCAGTGGAATTGGATTTATGCTTCTTCCAGGTCTTCTGTTTACTTTTATTAAGTTTACGACAGGTAGGGTAAGCTAGTGCGTTTATGCTTCTTCTTCAGTGGTATAGAGCTCTTCAGTCGAACCAACACAGACAAGGATTTTGAGTAAACATCGTCGATTCCTGCTGTCTCCTGAATTTCTTCCGTCCAATTGATGTCATGAAGATCGGTTTTATTGATCTGGTGAGCCTTACTGTAGTTGCGTGGTGGGTTAGGCTTTGTCTGTGAAGATGTTAATGCTCAAAGGTCAAATGTGATCGCACAATAGTCTTATCCTAAGGGTGAACAAAGTTGAGTGCTACTAAGTAGGTCCCTATCGTCCACTAACAGGATCTCAAGTATATGTCGCTTGTTTTTTCCTCTGGCTCTTGTAAGTACATCTATCAGTTGCCCTAGGGGACAGTCGTTGGATATTGATACGAATATGCCTTCTAGGCATTCTGAGTTGTCATGCAAGCGTCATCTTCTATTAACTTTTGGCAAATTTACGTAGATCTATTCAACTATGCTTTTCCTAATTGCAAAAGAACTAAGACAGATGCAGAGTATATCCACCAGCTGATGAACTATCCATTTTGGACTTCTAACCGTATAGATGTGAAAATGATACGATTTGATGAAataatgtgataaaaggctagATTTTTTGCTTGAATCTTATGCTAGAATTTTCGTGGACTGCCACTATTAGGTTTTATAAGTCCAAGGATGTGCCGGTAAAATCTAGGATCTACCATTCCTCGGGAGTTCTACAGCCATATGTAATTAACCATCGCTATGTAAAAGGTATGATTCCAGTTGATTCGGTCAGGTTAAggctgttgaaaaaattaaataaacatagaaATTTGGTCGCCTTTTTTGTTGCTTGTGTCTTTTGTTGCACAGCAGGTACATTTTCTTAAatggcaaaatttaaaaattttgatagggtCGGGGGAACGAGTGAACGCAAATCGTCtctatcgattttttttttatcactggaAAGCAAACTTCAAGTTGCATCGAATGGCGAATAGCTCGTGTTGATGAGACAAATAATTTGTATCCTAAAAAGTATTATCGTATCTTTGGCATCGATACGCTTTCTGAAGTTTCAAACTCGCGTCATTATCTAATCTTTTGTTTCATCAATCGTGAATGTAACacacttcattattttgtttttttccatagTGTATGATTTTTGCTCCAAAATTCCATTTGATCGTACGAATCGTTATTAAATTCATTACCATATTTAACAATAGTTTACAACAGCACGGGGAAAATCACGTTTGTCGGTGCATTGAAGGAGCAGATCAAAAGGCTCAAATGATCTTGCAATCAAATAGATATGGATTTGGAGAcgttaaaattctgaaaaactgcATTCTTacgaattttcaaatttaataaggTTTTGGAGCCTTCCCAAGGCCCTCTCCTCCCTCATTGTGTATGGGTACATGCAGGAAAGAAGTATTAAGGAACTAGTTAAGGAAGTATTATTGGGTATATATAAACTGAAGCATGAATGGTTCAtgtaattttattgaaatctAAATATGAACAAGATATGAGAAAAGTAAACTTCAAGATGCAAGAATACTTGCAGAAACTAACATTGTATCCAACCATTCCCACGAATTAACCGTGAATTATTTTCTCAACCTGGTATAACTTAGAAAGTTCAAAGGAAAGAATATCGAAAATAGGCTTACATTTGTAAAAATGCGAcaagtattaaataaataaaaaaaaacacaacaaacacTGTTTTCTGGTTTCccttttaacagttttttttgcgTCTCCTTAAAAATTTGCCTGGTTCAATGTGCGAGCTAATTTCAATGACAAGATGTGTTTTGTTAGACGTGAAGTATACAGTTTCTGAGACGAAATTGCTCCCATGACGTATAAAGAAGTGACATTCAGAAAACAGGCAACCTTTTAGTAAGACAATGACATTTAATATTCAAATACAAACGTTTTGCATACTTACTTTACCTGAGTTTTGATGGTCACTCCTATTGGGGGTCAATTTTTTAGTCGTTAGCCTTTGCTGAAAGGAAAAAACGAGGAAGAACCCCTTATGGCTTGCTGATGGCTCAATATTTTAGCTTGAAAATGCTGTTAAACATTGCTAGTATTTTACAAATTGATAATTATCTTTTGTTCTAGAACTTGAAAATTCCTCACAAAGTGCCCATTGGTCATCCTCTTTATCGTCCGCCATCAAGCCCAATTGAGCCTTCGTGGACTGCATGCCCAACAACGGATAAGAAAGATTATGATCATAGCCATTCACATTCGAAGAGGTACGAACATACATCCTGGCATTTGAAACCGTGTATTGCTCCTCGTTTTAGCCGCCTTCAGCAAGCATGTGGGAAGCAGGATTCGTGTAAGCAAGGTCGACAGCAGCAAGGAAGCGGTTATTATCATCAGCCTTATTATGCCAAAGGTAAGAAGCCTTAAGCATTCAGACTAGAATAATATGGTATTTGCACGCGTGCGTCCAAAATAGAATCTTTTctcatgaagaaaaataattttggctTTTCTTCTGTTGTCCCTGATCCTGGACAACCACTAGAAGGTCGCTTTAACAGTGCTATGGTCCCTTTTCTTTAACATGAACTAGATATTGCCATTGACGTTTCTATGGACAATTTTATTGGGggaaaaaatctgaatttttgtTGAAGCAGAACGAGGGAGGCGAGGGAGGGGGGAAGGTGGAACCAGATTGACTCCGAAGAAGGGTATAAGGGACTTACCCTCATTGGAGATGAATATTATGCACCTTTTTGGGTGCATAAACAGGACAGAGATACCCAAGAATCGGACGTACAAATGAAAGGAAAATTCTCAAGTTATTTGATTTAGgatgcttaatttttttaagaacttcaAGGAGGAAAAAATGTGGTATGTGCTAGTTTTAGAATATCATTAATACGGTAATGCAATTTTAAATCGCTCGagatttttcaataataaacgACACTCAGAGTGGATTGGGCaactaaaagaagtttttttttttcattaaaaagtttCCATCTATCCGAGGAATCAACACCGAGGTCATTTATCATTGCCAGGAATAGAATCTCGATCGGAAACTTGTGCACATTCTACATTCACCACCCCCTCTTGTGCGTGTAATGGCCAAAACATGGTAGTGAACTTGAAAAATCTAACACCTGGCTCAGTCTGTTAGCAATAGGATTTCAAAAAGCTTCTGATACAGTTAACACAATGCACGTATACAAAAAGaagcttaaaatgaaatttcaccCCGGTGTAACTAGAACAATTGCATCCTTCCAGCTGAACTGAGTTTCTGTCTAAAACTATTCAAGGTAACAACGTAGAATTTCCACAAAATCGTCTTAGAACCAGGTGAACtgttttaaaactataaaaatctcAGTGGGAGAGATATTTCTGAAATTTGACCTAGAACGATGTCATAATCGATCGAATGATGCTCTAATTCGAGATGGAATATTACAATCATTCGATGCGTCAATATAGTATTCTAACACTGACTAATGATTCTGATAGTTTTATGTTAAAAACTGCCGACGCCATCTGATGTTCTATAgcatatttgcaaattaatcTGTTGGATGTCACTCAAGAATCCAAATGACTGTAATCCAGTTCAGTGTTGTCGTGTAGATTAATATTTgtgaaattgtttttataatcATAATCGCCACTACTAGCACAACATTTATTGTCGATTcgtgaaattaaatataaacttacttgtaaaacttcaaaaaccaGTCGtcttttaagaataaatgagcctttcgttttttctttttgtctagGTTCAATTAGAACAGGTTTAATAGCAGGAAGCAAAATGACAGTTTAAAGAGCTTAGAATACTGCAGAAAAGAAATACGAgttttttctaatataaaaCTATGTGTTCCTAATAGAAGTTCATCacttaatttaagaattaaagaaaaatctatCACCCACTATTTTCTCCaatcttttttcccaaattaaacATTTCGTGCAAAATTTGGGCAGTTTAAGCatagtaataaaagaaaatcttgTTAGCTTATTAATTAAGTTTGTTAGCTAATTATTTTCTATGTTGTAACCCGGCTTCTGCTCTAACACTCAGTTTTTTCTCGTGGTATATGGTTTGATGCTTTCCTtggaattctggaaaaaaaaaaaaaaaaaaaaaaaaaaaaaaaaaaaaaaaaaaaaaaaaaaaaaaaaaaacacaggatTTGCGAATACAAATTTGGAGTCTTTCTGCAAAATaggagaaacagaaaaaaaatttgcttccATTTATAACCCACCAGAAAATATTGCGTTAAAAACCCAATGAAGTCTTTCTTGTTATGTACTGTCGTATTTGGTTCTTTAGGAGGAAGCTATGGAGGGAACAGTTGCATATCGGGTACTTGTGGCTCAGAAAATGCTGGAAAGATTGGAAGATGGATGAATAGCCCTGGGAAATGTGAATCAGACTCTGGGTATGTTTCCAGTGGTACTCCGCACGACTCTTCCAGTTCTCCAAGCTCCCCAGAGGGCTCTGACGTTGCTTGTACCGAAGGCTATTGTAACCACGATGGTAAGTGTTGAGACATTTTGGCGATTATTATttcaatgttatttttatttgctgaAATAGTTTTGTAACATGTATTGATATGTGAAAACCACTCCTCCAGAGTATTGTGTTTTCTGATTGGCTTTTCTATTTCTTCGTTTTTgtatttggcttttttttgcttttgcttgGCTAGATTCTAGTAGAAAACTGTtcctaaaatattattattgtaattgTTCTTCTCTGGGGCTTATCACCAAAAGTAATGGACCATCGGAAGCCTAcaggtcttcatttatattggGTGCTGACCCCTTTAAATTGAGATTCCATTGGAGTGATAAGTAAAGATCCTGAGACCCAGGAATATGTTTAAACACTTGTTATTGGTTGACACTGTGACTAGCCTAAatttttaggagggggggggggtactgcCGACCGACCGGTAATTTATAGCGACCCAGATTTACGGAAAATCATGctgcaaatttaatttcttgCTATTCTCCCTAATGTCCGACCGCAATTGTTGGGGCCCCTCCACATACAGATCTCGCATCTGGCCCTGAGTGCCTTTTTAGATTTGcgaagacatttttttttcttaaaaacttcCTTAATGGCCTATAGCCTTCAAGTGCTGCTCTACCAATTTCTCTATGGTCAATTACCCCTAAGGCTTCTACTTTAATCCTTGCAATTCAAGGCGAGGTTAACCTGAAATCCaatcaaatatgaaaaaaataaaacatatttattgaatagtgtcAAATACAACGCTAAAGTGAATTTTACTTCCCTGTTgtccaaaaaatacaataacttCAGTTCTGTTCAGTTTTCAAGTCTTGGCTCGTTTTATTGTCACCGTCCGGAGTAACTCTTGGGGATGCACATGTTTTGTAAAATTCATTTAGCGCTTCCATATGAGGTGGGTGGAGAAGAACATGGGCCCGTTTGGACCGCATGAACTCTATTGCCTGTTCTGGAGTGTAACCGTATTTTTCCATCAAATAACAGCCGACTAAGGTAGCACTTCGTGTTCTACCTGCTTTGCAATGAACGTAAACTGAATATCCATTTGTTTCCATGTCAAGTATGAATCTCACACCTCGGATCAGTTTCTCTTGTTCAGGAGCGTCAAAAAAGTCAACAGCGCTTAGTTGCATGAATTGAACACCACTTTTTAACCAATCATCGGATGagtttgaaaagtagagttcaTAATCCTCATTTAAGCTTATCACGCCACGTACATTGTGTTCATCTACctaagaaaacattttattaaaattgagATATTCAGTGCTCACAATAGGAATTTAATTTACTTCAGCAATATGACTGTACAGTATTATCTTTCAGGTCCTTCTGTGGGCGGGGACTCCTGGTCCTGGGAATCAGGGTGTTTGCTgttattttacataattttcgtatatagatatatattatcTCTTCTGTTGTTTTCGCGTATTAACTTTTCCAAAAAGTTGTTAGTTTAGGCTACTTTAATTGGTATATTGATCAAAAGAATCCTCTTAGCTTTGGCTCTCAAAATGAACACATACTAAGTTCCCAAGCTATGAACCAATACAGTTGGTTATTTGGAAAGTAATGGTCATATTCTATATTGAAGAGGCAAAAATTGATGGGACCCCTCCATAGAAAAATTTACTTGAAATGAGAGTTGTTTTGTATtatgaaatttttgcaaaagaaagaaagaatatgGAGCTGATATGGTTATTATACCCTCCCCCCCGCCTCTACCGTAAAAAATATCTAATGTTTGTCCATTGAGTGTTTTGGTGGACTTGAAATTTGACATAATTCTGTTAAAGTTCTACTTGCACTGTGAATAAGTCATTTTAACGACTAAAGCACCTTGCCACTGTTTATTTGtggcctttttttgtttttgcgtAAATTTGTTTATGAAAACTatatgcttgtttattttttcaacaaaaaagtatttttaccaaacataaaaacttaataagTTTTCCTCTGTTTGATAATCAATAGTGGATATTTTTGATGATTAGAATTTTAATTCGACTAAGCTCTAATTAGGCCTTGTCAAGGAAAGTCCTGATAGCTATAAAGGTCCTGCCTCCTCCTCCCCTTCAAGCACGAAAAGCATGAACTCaagattgttattttttactcGAATATGTGCCCCTCCCAGGATAAATTTCTGCGTCCATAACTACGCCCCGTATGTAGGATGGCCCCTTcattaaaagtcaaattttgctACTGGTAAGTACAATGGTTAGTATTAAATTGCATTAATTTTTGACtactatttttttcataatctaaaatgaatattaatGTCATGTACACTTACCAGTTCTTTAGTCATACTCGGAAACGGGAGTGCTCCAAGAATGACAGTCTGATCAACACGGTTGAACCATTGTCTCCCTGTTACTCTCTCCATGACAAGGTTGTAGGCAAGTGAAGGGAGAAATGCAGCTCTTGCAAGCAAATGCCTCATGCTGGATGAAGATGCGTATTGGTCTTCCGTTTGATCTGTACTAGATTCGTCAGTCATGTTTACCTTTTAAATAGCACTTGGTCTACAAAAGATATGTTTCTACAGGGCAGACCTACTACGAGCAACTTATTCATAAAAGAACTCTTAAACAGAATGCAAAGAGAGAAAAGAGTAAGACCCCTTTGGgcaacttaaataataaaataattcaataCAAACTCAGATAAATGAATCtaactattatttttcctttttttttagatagccatcaTGATACTAGCCAACGTCCTCAGGTTTCAGAACATCACAAGGTGCAAGTGATTCCTCTGATTAGCCCCACTGTCCCTGCTTCTGTTCCGAACAGTCCAGTGAAGCCAAAAATAGATGCATCAATTGTGCCAAGGAAAGAACCGGTGTGTGAATTTAAGGACTTAGATCGTGCTAAGGACACGAGTCAAGTCTGTCCTGACTGTGTTGGTATCACTGGTCCTGGCGAACCTTGTTTACATAGAAGAGTCGTCCTTAGCTTGGAGCAGATGCTAGAGGTAGGTTCTACAATGAACCATCCATCAACCGAATtcattattctttgttttctgttATTGATTCAGTTTCTTCACTTCTTTATGTGAATACTTTTACGTTAATACTCCTTAAGCTAATCTTCATTTTTGGCATTACTACATCTTTTTGTTGGCTTTATAGAAAATAGTTAGCTGAGCCACATAAAGAATATAGAAACTAAAGAGGTAGCATTAAGTGTTGGGAGttattgaaaagttctagttaacaGTTTTTCACTCTTTTGGTGGAATTTAtttagcaaaattaaaatactgaaaagaagGTAACTAAAATGGGctctagaaaaagaaattccGTTATCAGGTCTAGAAAAGCAGATCTTGTTTTTGGAAAATCCCAACCCCTTTCTCATTGAGATCGATCCAAGGAACCCTTCCAGGAATGATCAGGTATAAAAATGTACCTTTATCCGgattttaacccccccccccctcctcctagTTCGGACCTGTGTGTACCAAACTATGATTGCAGTCCCCTTTAAAGAAATGGaagtcttaaaaaattttaataaagaagaaaattaagtatagaatataagaaacatttgaacatttttttcaaatgaaccaGGCACGTACCCGTAGGTGTGCCACCTTTGCGCGCCTGGATAAGATTACTATGTCTTAACATTCATCATTGTTAAGCTATTGTCTTTGTATTCCGTCTCAATTTAGCCTGTAATGTAGAGAATCCAATTGGAGCTTTTTCCATATGAcggaaaaagataaaacaaaaaaagttgctTGGacttcctcattttttttttaggtgaaataaaatatagaaacaggtcatatatacaatataaaaatgaaatagaatagAATAAGGAATCATTAGAAAAAGACAAACAGCATATGATGACGTGCAAATGCCAATAGACTAAAATAGTACACACAAAATACTAGAGATACAGAGAAGAtgtttattcaataaaaactcAACATATATATcctacaaaatttattttgtggggGAGGGATTCGAAAAGAATGAGTTGAAAAATCAAGGGCATTATGGAGCAATTGTTACAGTATCCTACGTTTGTAACTGTTTCCCAAAATGGCttgctatttgaaaaaaaaagaagcaaaaaacaaatatattggAAAGGTATGATAAATGG includes:
- the LOC136039813 gene encoding phosphatidylglycerophosphatase and protein-tyrosine phosphatase 1-like produces the protein MTDESSTDQTEDQYASSSSMRHLLARAAFLPSLAYNLVMERVTGRQWFNRVDQTVILGALPFPSMTKELVDEHNVRGVISLNEDYELYFSNSSDDWLKSGVQFMQLSAVDFFDAPEQEKLIRGVRFILDMETNGYSVYVHCKAGRTRSATLVGCYLMEKYGYTPEQAIEFMRSKRAHVLLHPPHMEALNEFYKTCASPRVTPDGDNKTSQDLKTEQN